GGGATAAGCTTCAAAAGATCAACCGCGACTAGATTTGCGCTAGTGTTAAACGCACCTATCAGCACgtagcttcttcttctccaggctGCATTCTAGCGCCGTTGGGGTATTTTCCACGGCATCGATAGCCGGAGACCCTGTCATCGCGTGTCTATTCCCGTCCGCTGCCGTATTCCGGAACTGGAGCCTTGGCAATACGTTTCCTGGCACCCTTTTTGCATGGCTAAATAGCCCTGCTCGGGATTATGCCTTCCTGCGGTGGTTCATTGCCTCCCGAAACTTATCCCGACGCGACGCGCGTGACATAGATTTCAGTGCGTTTAGACCATCTGTGAAAGTCCAGGGTAAACTTGATGCACGCCACATACTTATTCATTAGAACAAAACCTCTTCTCAATACCTGCACATTGTAATTCCCCAAGACCGCAATTAGAGAAAGAGACTAGGCGTGCGACGCAAGTGTTAGCTGCCAGGTCTATTACCTCAAAACGACACTATACTCCACAAGAATACGTCAGCATCTTACTCCATACACATACCAGGACATTATTCCACTCCGTTTCGTCAGAGGTTGAGTTGCTCGACTAACAGACAAACATTTGTAATTTGAGCAAGACATAAAAGCGCGCCAATTACTAGGGCTTGCGCTCGTATAAAGTTCAACCAGGCTTTCACAGGCCAGTTTGCCGGGAACCGCACTAATAGATCCCCCAGGTCAGAGCCGTAGCGTCTATGTGTAGTTAGCCGCACATATAGGCCTCCTCGAGGCCACGAGACCCGGGCGCAGATCATCACGGAATGAGACGAGTTCCTGCGGCCCGTGATCCTTCCCCACGGGGGATCTTCAGCCAAGGTTGTAGATACCCTGCCATAATACATGCAGcaagcttaattatattgcCAAAGAAATGAAAACGGCCCGATTGCAGTATTGATGCCGGAAGAATGCATGGAACCTACCGGTATAACTTGCTGAATGTATGTGACTGAACTCTTGAACCATAAATAGCAGGCCTCGGGAGTGCTGAAATCCCATACTGACCCTTCAGAACACCATCTCTGGATATAATCCTTCCGCCCCTGTGGCAAATCACCTCATTTATCACCTCAATGAAGTCCATCCCTTCAATCCTGGTGGTTGCCGCCATACCTTCCCTGGCCTCCGGTCAATCTTTCCAGTCTACCCCGATTATGGGCTGGAACTCATATAATCAGGTTTCGTGCAGCCCCACCAACAAAACCATCACCACAGCTATTGAGGCTCTCTCCAGCCGTGGTTTCGTCAATGCTGGCTACAAATTCTTCCAGATCGATTGTGGCTGGGCCTCGCGAGATGCGCAGCGTGACCCTACCACGGGTGCGTTGAAGATTGATTCCGATGCCTTCCCGGATGGACTTAAGCCTTTGAGCGACTTGGCCAGGTCCAAGGGAATGAAGTGGACTATGTATTCAGACGCCGGTGTGCGTATGTGTGATCCCCAGTACCCATCACCTGTGCTTGGATCATTGGGTCACGAAGCCGTCGATGCCGCATTTTTCAAGTCGCTGAACACAGAATATTTGAAATGTAGGTATTTCACATCCGAAACAAATAGCATCCTACTAACCAGGGCATGATTTAGATGACAACTGCTACGCTGATAGCGCCAGCAACAATGCCCCCAAGGATCCACGAACTGACTTTGTCACTCGTTTCGGCACAATGTGGAGCGAGTTGCAGAAGGTTGGGATTCCTGGAATGCTCATTTGCCAGTGGGGCGTTCCATATTCCTCATCCAGTGGCCTCGAAGGTCCCGCGGAATGGACTCAGAACGTATCCACCTCTTTCCGCCTCTCAGACGATATAGCCGAAGGCTGGGGCAATGTGTATCGCATCTCCAACCAAGCCATCCACATCGCACATAGGGGCCTCTCAGGTCCTGGCCACATCGCCGATGCTGATCTTCTCGAGGTTGGTAACTCTGGCATGACATTTGACGAACAGGCAACCCATTTCGCTCTATGGGCCATGCTCAAATCTGCTCTTATGATTTCCACGAATATCACGGCGCTGTCGGACCAGACCGTGGCTGTTCTTCAGAACAAGGATTTGATCTCAATCAACCAGGACGCAGCCGTTAAGCCCGTCAGCTTGGTGCAGCGATGGACCAGTGACCGAGACTTGTGGGCGGGACCGCTTGCCAACGGGGATGTTGCAGTTCTCTATGTCGATCAGAGCAATAGTGCTCGAACCCTCAGCCTCCAGCTCTCTAACCTCGGCTACCAGTCAGCCGACATCAAGGATCTGTGGACGGGCAAAACTACCACTGgagcttcttccttttccaaGCAAGTCAACGGGCATGGCTCGGTCGCCTTACGTCtctcaaacatcaagaaACTCAGTAGCACCGCCAATTACAAGTACACTTCTGTATCTACTGGGTCATTGTCTTCAGGGGCTAAGACTGCCTCTTGTTCTGGTTGCACCTCCTCAACCAAGGTCGGAAATGTTGGTGGCAGCGCCAACGGTCAGGTTGTCCTCTCGAACATCAGCACGTCAAAGGCCACTCAAAACGTTCTATTTGATTACATCAATGGCGATGTAGGTTTCAGCTTCACCGGTAGTACCAACGACCGCTTGGCTTCTATCAAGGTCAATGGCGGCACTGCGCAGATTGTGAGCTTTCCACTGACAGGTTACAACTGGGACAAGGATGTTTACAAGGGCTACGCCGTGGAGCTTTCTGGCTTCAATACGAGTGGACCGAATACCATTACCATTTCGGGCGTCAATAGTGGTTGGGCACCTGATTTTGACAGACTGGCCGTCGTTGCCTAACCTCTTTTGTAGAGACTCACAGTATTCAGCAGGTTTGGCAGACCATAAAAGGAGGGATCTACCCTAAGTAGAAAGAACAATGAATTCAGATTGAATATCTAATTGAATGGGACTTCTGAGCAGCTATTGGGATATGTACTCCAGTCTCATTTACTGAAAGAAATGTTTCTAACTTAGCTTGTAATTCCATCCTGCAAACTCATTGGTAAATCGTATTCCCAAAACCCAAGTAGCTGCTGAACATGTTTGATAGTTGACTTGGTTGTCAAGCTTATCATTGTCTTCTTTCCGGTCAGGGTATCAAGCGTAACAATGGATACCTCCACAGCATTATCAAGTTGAACTTTgaggtgatggtggtggccTTGAGAACAACATTTCCCCGCATCTCCGTCTTGACCGCCAAGAGAATCGACAGTTCGGTGAATATTGTTGGTATCTCGATCCTTTACCATGTGGTGGCATTGTGTGTATAGCATAGGATTCCCATGACTGATAGAGAGACAGGGATGCAGTGCCTGGTAGCGCAACATCTGATCCTCGATATCTCGCAGATTTTGGATCCCTTGATCGTATTTGGTACATAGACCTTCCCATTCTCGTTGTGTCGTTAATAGACTATGATTCAAGGGCGTGCTTGGTTGACTATGTAGAGCAGACGTGCCCAATGATTCTTCAGTTTCTGAAATGCTCAAAGATAATATATCGTTCACGTTCAACTCTTTATCATCTTTCATTAGCTCTATCAGCACAGCGGGTCGGGTTTTCTTACCCACGACGTCCAAAGTTAGTGGGGTATCAATGTCGCCATCAGAAATGCTTGATGTATCGCTGCCGTAGCCACAAGTAAGATAGGTCATGGTCCGGCTTTTTACAGGAAGGACGGGCCAATTGACAAGGTCGATGTGAGTTTATCAGCTGAGCCGAGTGTTAACAGATCATAGCGTTTCGGCCGCTCCAAAAAGGAGAAACTGCCTTCTTATTCAACTCTCCCCAGAGTTCAGAGCGGGGTAGCTAAACGGCAAATCCACTAGCTCTGCCAAAATAGCAGTGTAACAGCCATAAGTCAACGGCGTTAACGGCCAATAGTGAAACAAACTTTGTAGCCACAAACTCAACGTCCGCCGGAACGGGCTAGCTTGCACCTTTTAGGATAACGTGTACTTGACGATCTTTTCTGGTCACTTGTAAAGGTTGTGGCCACAGGTGGATGTTTTTGGAGTAGACCTTCAGGCGGTGAAGGCTGAAGAAGTTGCATGGTCAAGCCATTGTCTAGCTTGAGTATACTACAGGAGCTACATTTGGTGGGAAATGAAGAGAGATTACGTGTCTAAGCGGCATCTGATATTTATACAAAGCATTACAGCCTCGATGAACAATAACGAGAAAACAACTAAGACTTTTGGCCTTAGTTGTAGTATTTGTACTACTAACCCCTATAATTGTAATAGCTATGTATCTTAAGGACTTTCTGGAGGACCTGGACATAACAGTCATTTATAGAGCAAAAGGTATTGATCTTTAAGACTATCTATATACTGGGAACAGTTTGTGTTCTCAATCATGGGCTCAAACTCTATCGTTGAAGAATCAACCAGAATTAGAAGTGGCATTGGCGGTGGCCAAGAGTGCCAGCAATAAAACGAGAGCTGCCTGCCgctatatagttaagcttTGACAAGTTGATTGTTTTGGCAGCCCGAGCGCATTCACTCTGGCCTGAGTGTGTATTGGTTGCAACATACCGGGCGTTAAATACATAAAGCGTATTATTAACGAGTTACT
This DNA window, taken from Fusarium fujikuroi IMI 58289 draft genome, chromosome FFUJ_chr11, encodes the following:
- a CDS encoding related to Alpha-N-acetylgalactosaminidase precursor — encoded protein: MKSIPSILVVAAIPSLASGQSFQSTPIMGWNSYNQVSCSPTNKTITTAIEALSSRGFVNAGYKFFQIDCGWASRDAQRDPTTGALKIDSDAFPDGLKPLSDLARSKGMKWTMYSDAGVRMCDPQYPSPVLGSLGHEAVDAAFFKSLNTEYLKYDNCYADSASNNAPKDPRTDFVTRFGTMWSELQKVGIPGMLICQWGVPYSSSSGLEGPAEWTQNVSTSFRLSDDIAEGWGNVYRISNQAIHIAHRGLSGPGHIADADLLEVGNSGMTFDEQATHFALWAMLKSALMISTNITALSDQTVAVLQNKDLISINQDAAVKPVSLVQRWTSDRDLWAGPLANGDVAVLYVDQSNSARTLSLQLSNLGYQSADIKDLWTGKTTTGASSFSKQVNGHGSVALRLSNIKKLSSTANYKYTSVSTGSLSSGAKTASCSGCTSSTKVGNVGGSANGQVVLSNISTSKATQNVLFDYINGDVGFSFTGSTNDRLASIKVNGGTAQIVSFPLTGYNWDKDVYKGYAVELSGFNTSGPNTITISGVNSGWAPDFDRLAVVA